From the Deinococcus gobiensis I-0 genome, the window CGTGGCCCTGGCGGACGACGTGAAGACGGCCTGGGAGCGCGCCCGCGACGCCGACACCCTCAGCGTGTTCGGCGGCGTGGTGGCCGTGAGCGCCCCCGTGGACCTGGGGGCCGCCCAGGCGATGCGCGGCACCTTCCTCGAAGTCCTGATCGCCCCCGAGGTCACGCCCGAGGCCGCCGCGTGGTTCGCGGAGAAGAAGCCCGACCTGCGCGTGCTCGTGGCCGCGCCGGCCCGGAACGTGAGCGTGCTGGACGTGCGCCCGCTGACCGGGGGCTTCGCCGTGCAGGAGCGCGACGCCCGCCCCTGGGACGACCTGTGCCCCGAGACCGTGACCACGCGCGAGCCGACGGCGCAGGAGTGGTTCGACCTGCGCTTCGCCTGGGCGGTCGTGAAGTACGCCCGGAGCAACGCGGTCGTGCTCGCCAGAAGTGGCGTGACGGTCGGCCTGGGGGCCGGCGCGGTCAGCCGCATCTGGGCCGCCGAGCGCGCGGTGGCGAACGCGGGTGAGGCGGCGCGCGGCGCGGTCCTCGCCTCCGAGGCGTTCTTTCCCTTCGACGACGTGGTGCGCCTCGCGGCCTCTGCGGGGGTCACGGCGATCTTGCAGCCCGGCGGAGCCAAGCGCGACCCCGAGGTCATCGCCGCGTGTAACGACCTGGGCCTGAGCATGGTGTTCACCGGCTCGCGGCACTTCCGGCACTGAGCTGTGAGCGACCATCCCCATCCCCTGCGCGGCAAGACGATGGCCGACGCCGTGTTGAAAGGCGTGCGCCGCGACCTCGCCGCCTGGGATTTCCAGCCGCATCTGGTGAGCGTGCTGGCCTCGGCCGACGAGGCCTCGCGCGTGTACGTCGAGAGCAAGTCGGGGCGCGCGCGGCGCCTGGGCGTGCGTTTCTCGGTGCGTGACCTGGGGGCCGGGGCCACGCAGGAGGGGCTGCACGCGGTCTTGCAGGCCCTGTCGCACGACCCGGACGTGCACGGCGTGGTGCTGGAACTGCCGCTCGCGCCGGGACTGGACGCCGACGCCGCGCTGCTGTGCCTCGCCCCGCAGAAGGACGTGGAGGGCCTGACCCCGGCCAACCTCGCCCTCATCGCCGCCGGCCGCGAACCCGAGGCCCTGCTGCCGCCCACGCCGCGCTCGGTGCGCTTCCTGCTGAGGCAGGCCCTGGGCGACGACCTGCGCGGCCTGCGGGCCGCCGTGATCGGGCCGGGGCGCACGGTGGGCCGCCCGCTGACCTTCATGCTGAACAACAAGGGCATGACGGTTACGCTGTGCAACGAGCACACCCGCGACCTCGCCGGGGTGCTGGCCGGGGTGGACGCGGTGGTGGTGGCGGTGGGCCGCGCGGGGCTGCTGCGCGCGGATCAGGTGCGCCCGGAGCACGTGGTCATCGACGCGGGCATCAACGTGCAGGAGGGCGGCGAGGTGGTCGGCGACGCCGAGCCCGGCCTGCCGGTGCGCGCCCAGACCCCGGTGCCCGGCGGCGTCGGGCCGCTGACGAGCGCCCTGATGTACCAGAACCTCGTGCGCGCCGTGAAGTTGCAGCGCGGCGAGCCGGTCGAGTGATCCTGACTCCTCGCCTATCGGCGAGGGAGGGGATGGCCCGGGCAGACGGGGACAGGCGGGCGTCCCCAGAGGCGTCCACTCTGGTCAGGGCCTGCTGCGTGCTGCCGGGAAAACGTAGGCGCCGGACAGAGATCCAGCGCTCCTTTTCCAGGCCTGGGGCTTGGGACCGGCCCAGGTGGCGCCTCGCAGAAGAGGCCCAACGGAACGCGGCTCAGCCCCGCAGAAAGGCCCCGACCCGCTCCGGCAGCTCCTGCGGGTCCATCAGGAAGGCGTCGTGGCCGTGCGGCGAGTCGAGTTCCCAGTAGGTCGCGCGCGGCAGCTGATCGGCGCAGGCGCGCACCTCGGCGGCCGGGTACAGCACGTCGCTGGTGATGCCCACGACCAGCACCGGCACCCCCACCGCACGCAGCTCGGCGTCGCTGGGCGAGAAGGCGTCCATCGCGCCGGTCAGGGCCACGTAGCTGCGCTCGCAGAAACGGGCCTGCAGCTTCTCGCCCTGGTATTCGAGGTAGGAGGTCACGGCGGGCACGCCGGGGCGGCGCTGTCCGGCCTGCGTCAGGGCGAGGCTCTCGGGGCTGCGGTAGCTGAGCATGGCGATCTGGCGCGCGACCTTGAGGCCCTCGCCGCCGGGCGCCGCGCGGATGGCGCTGCGGGCCGCCGTGTTCAGGCCGATGGCCCAGGGCGAGTGGCGGGCCGGCGCGCCGACGATCACGGCCCGCTCGACGAGGTCGGGGCATTCGAGCAGCCAGGCGTAGGCCAGCATGCCGCCCATGCTCGCCCCGACCACGCGCACGCGGCGCACGCCCAGGTGTTCCAGGAGTGCGCGGCCCACCCGGGCCATGTCGCGCAGGCTCAGGGGCGCGTCCTGCCCGGCGATCTGGGGCAACTCGGAGGGACCGGACGTGCCCGCGCAGCCGCCCAGCACATTGGCGCAGACCACGTAGTCGCGTGCCGGGTCCAGCGGCCGGCCCTCACCCAGAAAGTCGGGCCACCACTCGTGGACGGCGCTCGTGCCGGTCAGGGCGTGCAGGACCAGGGTGGCCTCCTCGCGGGCCTCGCCGTAGGTGTGGTAGGCCACCCGCACGTTGTTCACCGGCTGGCCGCAGTCGAGCAGCAGCGGCTCGCGGCGGAACAGCAGCGCGTTGCGGCGGCGTGGGGCCTCGGCCACCGGGGCGGGCGAGGGCACGAAAGCGGGCGCGGGACGGGTCGACACCGTCATGCCCGCGCCCCGGAC encodes:
- a CDS encoding bifunctional 5,10-methylenetetrahydrofolate dehydrogenase/5,10-methenyltetrahydrofolate cyclohydrolase, translated to MADAVLKGVRRDLAAWDFQPHLVSVLASADEASRVYVESKSGRARRLGVRFSVRDLGAGATQEGLHAVLQALSHDPDVHGVVLELPLAPGLDADAALLCLAPQKDVEGLTPANLALIAAGREPEALLPPTPRSVRFLLRQALGDDLRGLRAAVIGPGRTVGRPLTFMLNNKGMTVTLCNEHTRDLAGVLAGVDAVVVAVGRAGLLRADQVRPEHVVIDAGINVQEGGEVVGDAEPGLPVRAQTPVPGGVGPLTSALMYQNLVRAVKLQRGEPVE
- a CDS encoding homoserine O-acetyltransferase family protein is translated as MTVSTRPAPAFVPSPAPVAEAPRRRNALLFRREPLLLDCGQPVNNVRVAYHTYGEAREEATLVLHALTGTSAVHEWWPDFLGEGRPLDPARDYVVCANVLGGCAGTSGPSELPQIAGQDAPLSLRDMARVGRALLEHLGVRRVRVVGASMGGMLAYAWLLECPDLVERAVIVGAPARHSPWAIGLNTAARSAIRAAPGGEGLKVARQIAMLSYRSPESLALTQAGQRRPGVPAVTSYLEYQGEKLQARFCERSYVALTGAMDAFSPSDAELRAVGVPVLVVGITSDVLYPAAEVRACADQLPRATYWELDSPHGHDAFLMDPQELPERVGAFLRG